A stretch of Treponema vincentii F0403 DNA encodes these proteins:
- a CDS encoding MvaI/BcnI family restriction endonuclease codes for MTIDEFQILFNKIKSMGFIKSTRNGPTGIGHTLETYLGLAENNYANPDIAGAELKAHRATSNNLITLFTFNNKAWKMPPLDAVKKYGSLDKNGRQGLYYTMSLKPNSVGLFLYVDESAISVRHISGEIIAIWKLEDIAKRFLQKLPALIFVSAETEERDGIEYFRFFRAQLMKGTSPDLLGNQFRQENILVDLRLHDKGTMARNHGTGFRTYENKLPCLFESIKDL; via the coding sequence ATGACTATTGATGAATTCCAAATATTATTTAATAAAATAAAATCTATGGGCTTTATTAAAAGCACTCGAAATGGCCCTACTGGAATTGGTCACACATTGGAAACATACCTTGGACTTGCAGAGAATAATTATGCAAATCCTGATATTGCAGGCGCAGAGTTAAAAGCTCATAGAGCGACAAGTAATAATCTTATCACACTTTTTACATTTAATAATAAAGCATGGAAAATGCCACCGTTAGATGCTGTCAAAAAATACGGCAGTTTAGATAAAAATGGACGGCAAGGATTATATTATACAATGTCATTAAAGCCAAATAGTGTAGGACTTTTTTTATATGTAGATGAGAGTGCTATTTCTGTGCGGCATATATCTGGTGAAATTATTGCTATATGGAAATTAGAAGATATTGCAAAAAGATTTTTACAAAAGCTACCGGCATTGATTTTTGTTTCAGCTGAGACTGAAGAACGTGATGGTATAGAATATTTTCGTTTTTTTAGAGCACAGTTGATGAAAGGAACATCACCAGACTTACTTGGAAACCAATTTAGGCAAGAAAATATATTAGTTGACTTGCGATTGCATGATAAAGGTACTATGGCACGAAATCATGGTACAGGATTTCGTACATACGAAAACAAACTACCATGTTTATTTGAAAGTATAAAGGATTTATGA
- the ygeW gene encoding knotted carbamoyltransferase YgeW yields the protein MALIMDPYITKLNSLGFKKMYNNDFFLTWEKTFDEILATWTVADALRTLREANISTKIFESGLGISLFRDNSTRTRFSFASACNLLGLEVQDLDEGKSQIAHGETVRETANMVSFMADVIGIRDDMYIGKGNTYMHTFMDAVAEGNRDGVLEQRPTLVNLQCDIDHPTQIMADTLHIIHEFGGLENLKGKKIAMTWAYSPSYGKPLSVPQGAIGLFSRLGMDVVLAHPEGYEIMPEVEEVAKKQSKASGGSFTKTNSMKEAFKNADIVYPKSWAPFTAMEKRTNLYGAGDFDGIKTLEKELLAQNGNHKDWECTEDMMKLTKDGKALYLHCLPADITGVSCKEGEVAGSVFDRYRIPLYKQASFKPYIIAAMIFLAKVRYPQLTLEELEKRATLRHTGR from the coding sequence ATGGCCTTGATTATGGATCCGTACATTACAAAGCTCAATAGTTTGGGCTTTAAGAAGATGTACAACAATGACTTTTTCCTGACATGGGAAAAAACCTTCGATGAAATTCTTGCGACATGGACGGTAGCCGATGCGCTGCGCACCTTGCGGGAAGCTAACATTTCCACCAAGATTTTTGAAAGCGGCCTCGGAATTTCGCTGTTCCGCGATAACTCAACCCGTACTCGGTTCAGCTTTGCGTCTGCTTGTAACCTGCTCGGTTTGGAAGTACAGGATTTGGACGAAGGAAAGTCTCAAATTGCCCACGGAGAAACCGTCCGCGAAACTGCTAATATGGTTTCGTTTATGGCGGACGTTATCGGTATCCGCGACGATATGTACATCGGTAAGGGCAATACCTATATGCACACCTTTATGGATGCGGTTGCCGAAGGCAATAGGGACGGCGTACTTGAACAGCGCCCTACCCTCGTCAATCTGCAGTGCGATATAGACCACCCCACACAGATTATGGCGGACACGCTCCATATCATCCATGAATTCGGCGGACTTGAAAACTTGAAAGGCAAGAAAATCGCTATGACATGGGCATATTCACCCTCTTACGGAAAACCGCTTTCCGTTCCGCAGGGCGCAATCGGCTTGTTCTCCCGCTTGGGCATGGACGTTGTACTTGCACATCCGGAAGGATACGAGATTATGCCTGAGGTTGAAGAAGTCGCAAAGAAGCAGTCCAAGGCATCGGGCGGTTCCTTTACCAAGACCAACAGCATGAAGGAAGCATTTAAGAATGCCGATATCGTGTATCCCAAGAGCTGGGCGCCCTTTACTGCAATGGAAAAACGGACGAACCTTTACGGCGCAGGCGACTTTGACGGCATCAAAACCCTCGAAAAAGAACTGCTCGCACAGAACGGTAACCACAAGGATTGGGAATGTACCGAAGATATGATGAAGCTGACCAAAGACGGTAAAGCACTCTACCTCCACTGCTTACCGGCGGATATTACCGGTGTCAGCTGCAAAGAAGGCGAAGTTGCCGGTTCGGTGTTCGACCGCTACCGTATACCGCTTTACAAGCAGGCAAGCTTTAAGCCGTACATCATCGCCGCAATGATCTTCCTTGCAAAAGTACGCTATCCGCAGCTTACCCTTGAAGAACTGGAAAAGCGGGCAACGCTCCGCCATACCGGAAGATAA
- a CDS encoding metal ABC transporter permease yields MLKYAFMQNAFIVSFFIGILCPLIGIFLVLRRYSLIGDTLAHASLTGITLGLVTGVNPILGAFTFTSAAGALIEALRSYFKEYSDLILSIVLSLSVGIAITLMSSGLIRTNAEAYLFGSILTVSTSDVITVIALSFFAVAVLAVLYHKLLYITLDEDIAYVIGIRVKTINYIFSVLVAATIAVSIKIVGILVLSSMIALPVAAALQLHTGFKRTVFFSICFGIADIMLGLICSYYLNVAPGGFTALISVFMLLLVLIIKKLRSYRRR; encoded by the coding sequence ATGTTGAAATACGCTTTTATGCAGAATGCCTTTATCGTATCGTTCTTTATCGGTATTCTCTGCCCATTGATCGGCATTTTTCTTGTGTTACGGCGGTATTCGCTTATCGGCGACACTCTTGCGCATGCCTCTCTGACGGGGATTACGCTTGGGTTGGTTACCGGCGTTAATCCCATACTCGGTGCGTTCACATTTACCTCTGCAGCGGGAGCGCTCATCGAAGCGCTGCGCAGCTATTTTAAAGAATACAGCGACCTCATTCTTTCCATCGTTCTTTCGCTTAGCGTCGGTATCGCCATCACCCTGATGAGTTCGGGGCTCATACGTACCAACGCGGAAGCCTATTTATTCGGGAGTATCTTAACGGTTTCGACCTCCGATGTTATCACTGTTATCGCATTGAGCTTTTTTGCCGTCGCCGTATTGGCAGTGCTGTACCATAAGCTTCTTTATATAACGCTTGATGAGGACATCGCGTATGTTATCGGAATCCGCGTTAAGACAATCAATTACATTTTTTCGGTTTTAGTAGCGGCGACAATCGCCGTTTCCATTAAGATAGTGGGGATTTTGGTGCTCAGCTCGATGATTGCTCTACCGGTTGCAGCCGCGCTGCAGCTGCACACGGGATTCAAGCGGACGGTATTTTTTTCAATCTGCTTCGGCATCGCGGATATTATGCTCGGCCTTATCTGTTCGTATTATTTAAACGTAGCCCCCGGCGGCTTTACCGCGCTTATTTCCGTTTTTATGCTGTTGCTGGTGCTGATTATAAAAAAGCTGCGGAGCTATAGGCGGCGCTAA
- a CDS encoding modification methylase, translated as MMYKVIRNDKYDFVGSSYSDAYPNLHKYPATMLPQIGIDLFKEFNIKANSLLDPYCGSGSSFTVGLDRGVKEMYGFDLNPLAVLISKAKFTKLVPEKIESIRKDLRYKVYDFIKYEKNIIDIEVPQFFNIDFWFSKNTSKSLTVLKKFIDKIELEYRRLFLLPFSETARECSYTRNNEFKLYKMREKDVLSFNPDVYAMYFYKLQVISHIYVAYYLPKLNNIETIEIKNGCFYGDDKKFDVVLTSPPYGDSKTTVAYGQFSFFGNQWIGVKDARKVDNMLMGGTTVKDLYSKGIMKNYICEIAKKSKKRALEVSSFYFDLEKSIKFVAKSINRKGKAIYVVGNRCVKDIQLPTDQFVAEQFEYNGFKHCTTYERLLGNKSMPLKNSPTNIAGQRKGTMTKEYIVVCEKY; from the coding sequence ATGATGTATAAAGTTATTAGAAATGATAAATATGATTTTGTAGGCAGTTCATACTCTGATGCATATCCGAATTTACATAAGTATCCGGCTACAATGTTGCCACAAATTGGGATAGATTTATTTAAAGAATTTAATATAAAAGCAAATAGTTTATTAGATCCATATTGTGGTTCAGGCTCGTCTTTCACCGTCGGATTAGACAGAGGTGTTAAAGAGATGTATGGATTTGATCTAAATCCTCTTGCAGTACTTATTTCAAAAGCAAAATTTACGAAACTGGTCCCTGAAAAAATTGAATCGATTAGAAAAGATTTGCGGTACAAAGTATATGACTTTATAAAATATGAGAAAAATATTATAGATATAGAAGTACCTCAATTTTTTAATATAGACTTTTGGTTTTCTAAAAACACTTCTAAAAGTTTGACAGTTTTAAAAAAATTTATTGATAAAATTGAATTAGAATACAGAAGGCTCTTTTTATTACCATTTTCTGAAACAGCCAGAGAGTGTTCGTATACAAGAAATAATGAGTTTAAGTTATATAAAATGCGGGAAAAAGATGTTCTTTCTTTTAATCCCGATGTATATGCAATGTATTTTTATAAATTACAAGTTATATCACATATATATGTGGCATATTATCTGCCTAAGCTTAATAATATAGAGACAATTGAAATAAAGAATGGTTGTTTCTATGGAGATGATAAAAAATTTGATGTTGTCTTAACAAGTCCTCCGTATGGTGATAGCAAAACAACCGTTGCTTATGGCCAGTTTTCTTTTTTTGGTAATCAATGGATTGGTGTAAAAGATGCACGTAAAGTTGATAATATGCTGATGGGCGGGACAACTGTAAAAGACCTCTATTCAAAAGGAATAATGAAAAATTATATTTGTGAAATAGCGAAAAAATCAAAAAAGCGTGCTTTGGAAGTTTCATCATTTTATTTTGATTTAGAAAAATCAATTAAGTTTGTTGCAAAAAGTATAAATAGAAAAGGAAAAGCAATTTACGTTGTTGGAAATAGGTGTGTAAAAGATATTCAACTCCCTACCGATCAATTTGTTGCAGAGCAGTTTGAATATAATGGATTTAAACATTGTACAACATATGAGCGACTGCTAGGAAATAAATCAATGCCATTGAAAAACTCTCCAACAAATATTGCAGGTCAACGCAAAGGAACAATGACTAAAGAATATATAGTTGTATGTGAAAAGTACTAG